In Passer domesticus isolate bPasDom1 chromosome 9, bPasDom1.hap1, whole genome shotgun sequence, a genomic segment contains:
- the NOL8 gene encoding nucleolar protein 8 isoform X1: protein MQEEQVSKRLYVGGLGHTVSKAELEERFGKFGSVLDTEIITRKDDQGNPMKTFAYISVNISDADLKKCMSVLNKTKWKGGTLKIELAKESFLHRLATEREEAKLQKEKPQRNDQMSLLESLKKKGVVDFHMRAVPGTEVPDHKKWVVGKFGRVLPILHLRNQQKNKLVKYDPSKYCHNLRKLEPELAHAAPVSQLTWSLEGGDDSVPRKRPGEFPGTRKPPEKRRRLGREALNGAALSSECPPRPKHTDSPQLGHRAKPKPGEESELPLAKRLDGKISKNANGVTAKNNTSVSDSDIDSEEEIRAMVKKEAERQKAENAETESEHLEIVGDNFELKYSSHWSLSNLDAMKKAIKGSNKEKETVECDNGYDSADTDEIIAESKTPEDSKQGRVENKEILAKKQSGLVNGSSLKPRSLKEECIERKEKIKKSRMAALQNTAASSTTETCDSGSSCSESEKGESEISSDYESMMQNCYRLDLTLDDLKALATENTGTPAEWSGSEQSPCQSSVEDNPKDNTVNKPKPSKFYPAVKKNPICPGDVLADILAGEEDTVKESSKGQNNSHLKYQPFRGIGSLCVKELSKDSTGLKKKSVESLGVEACTSYFGEESSKNQPKNHPLSSLEVSNKKRHKVPFEQHEELSAAASSAGQRLQPGSRPHLQGKNKGVSSLQDQNSEHRPAAASTDHGDGSSGMDSDAAGAQEHVKQQLKSPKLLSKTLKRNTSKKTPECEGNKGGNGNTGLLEDKEPCLQAAASKEPSTIEKQLQDNQRRLAALEERQRERELQKKLIQGALSNLDRQPAGQHKHIIFDSDVEDEAEVDEMLEKDASLRNGHGEDKSAAKSSSRLFESSEDEQEDTDDERFKIKPQFEGKAGEKLLQLQSRFGTDERFRMDARFLESDSEEEAEASSLKAGEEMELAAEKKKNLQILGSLLNINLEQPKPNKTVTSVKKFKDINALRYDPTREDHAVFERKPSATEKERKATRKKKEESETLPQVSEEIYYDIAADLKDLFGHSMSKPEKTVEIPWDKEDAQDSGPDDHLGPLPEKDTAQEWSAFKFSFFGDTEELGIKKEPYVLGTTKPVKVTWQEDPRFQDSSSEGDDEPEMSEIEKDREMFLSLPRTERAGVFFFSNDDERLREGPRLFCRSLELSEEKEGWEDRRRLLLEECRKKHKDARRKVKAKQ from the exons ATGCAGGAGGAACAGGTTTCCAAACGTCTCTATGTTGGAGGGCTTGGCCATACGGTTTCCAAAGCTGAGCTGGAAGAAAGATTTGGCAAGTTTGGGAGCGTATTGGACACAGAGATTATTACCAGGAAAGATGATCAGG GGAATCCTATGAAAACATTTGCTTACATCAGTGTCAACATTTCTGATGCAGATCTGAAAAAGT GCATGtcagttttaaataaaacaaaatggaaaGGGGGGACACTGAAAATTGAGTTGGCCAAAGAAAGCTTTTTGCACAG GCTGGCCACGGAGAGGGAGGAAGCAaagctgcagaaagaaaaaccacagagaAATGACCAAATGTCTCTGTTGgaatcactgaaaaaaaagggGGTTGTGGACTTCCACATGAGAGCAGTACCAGGTACAGAGGTGCCAGATCATAAG AAATGGGTTGTTGGAAAATTTGGCAGAGTCTTGCCTATCCTGCACCTCAGGaatcaacaaaaaaataaa CTGGTGAAGTACGACCCCTCAAAGTATTGCCACAACCTGAGGAAGCTGGAGCCAGAGCTGGCCCATGCAGCTCCTGTATCCCAGCTCACCTGGAGCCTGGAAGGGGGAGATGACAGCGTGCCCAGGAAGCGGCCAGGGGAATTCCCTGGCACGAGGAAACCACCGGAGAAACGAAGGCGGCTGGGCAGAGAGGCCCTGAatggagcagctctgtcctCTGAGTGCCCACCACGTCCCAAACACACAGACTCACCCCAGCTCGGCCACAGAGCAAAACCCAAACCTGGTGAGGAGTCGGAATTGCCTCTTGCAAAGAGACTGGATGGGAAAATATCTAAAAATGCTAATGGAGTTACAGCCAAAAATAATACCAGTGTTTCTGATAGTGACATTGATTCTGAAGAGGAGATCAGGGCAATGGTAAAGAAAGAGGCAGAAAGACAGAAAGCTGAAAATGCTGAGACTGAAAGTGAGCACTTGGAAATTGTTGGGGATAATTTTGAGTTAAAATACAGTAGCCACTGGTCCTTAAGCAATTTGGATGCCATGAAGAAAGCTATCAAAGGAAgtaacaaagagaaagagactGTGGAATGTGATAATGGTTATGATTCAGCAGATACAGATGAAATCATTGCTGAAAGTAAAACTCCAGAAGATTCTAAACAGGGGAGggtggaaaataaagaaatattagcTAAAAAACAAAGTGGTTTGGTAAATGGCTCCTCACTGAAACCTCGCAGTTTAAAAGAAGAATGCattgaaagaaaagagaaaatcaagAAATCCAGAATGGCTGCCTTGCAGAATACAGCAGCCAGCAGTACAACAGAGACATGTGATAGTGGCAGCTCTTGTTCAGAGTCTGAGAAAGGGGAGTCTGAAATCAGCTCTGATTATGAGTCTATGATGCAAAACTGTTACCGCTTAGACCTTACCTTGGATGACTTAAAGGCATTGGCTACAGAAAACACTGGGACACCTGCAGAGTGGTCAGGCAGTGAACAGAGTCCTTGTCAGTCCAGCGTTGAAGATAATCCCAAGGATAATACTGTAAATAAACCAAAACCTTCTAAATTTTACcctgcagttaaaaaaaaccccatctgtCCTGGAGATGTGCTGGCTGATATTTTAGCAGGGGAGGAGGACACTGTTAAGGAAAGCTCCAAGGGACAGAATAATTCACATTTGAAATATCAGCCCTTCAGAGGAATAGGGTCCCTTTGTGTAAAAGAGTTAAGTAAGGACAGCACTGGCTTAAAGAAGAAGTCTGTAGAAAGTTTGGGAGTTGAAGCTTGTACATCTTATTTTGGGGAGGAGTCATCTAAAAATCAGCCAAAGAACCATCCTTTGTCTTCACTTGAAGTCAGCAACAAAAAGAGACACAAAGTGCCTTTTGAGCAGCATGAAGAActgtcagctgctgcctcctcagcagGTCAGAGACTTCAGCCTGGTTCCAGGCCTCATTTGCAAGGGAAGAACAAAGGTGTGAGTTCTCTACAAGACCAAAATTCGGAGCACAGACCTGCTGCTGCTAGTACTGATCATGGTGATGGGAGCAGTGGCATGGACAGTGATGCTGCAGGGGCCCAGGAGCACGTTAAACAGCAGCTGAAGAGTCCAAAACTGCTTTCCAAAACTTTAAAGAGGAATAcgagcaaaaaaaccccagaatgtGAAGGTAATAAAGGTGGGAATGGGAACACAGGACTTCTAGAAGATAAGGAGCCTTGTCTTCAAGCTGCTGCCTCAAAGGAGCCCAGTACAATAGAGAAACAGCTCCAGGACAACCAGAGGAGGCTGGCAGCTCTggaagagagacagagagagagggaatTACAGAAGAAACTTATTCAAGGAGCCCTTTCAAATCTG GACAGGCAGCCAGCAGGACAGCACAAACACATCATATTTGATTCCGATGTGGAAGACGAAGCTGAAGTGGATGAGATGTTGGAAAAGGATGCAAGTTTGAGAAATGGGCATGGAGAA GATAAGTCAGCTGCCAAATCTTCGAGCAGACTGTTTGAGAGCAGTGAGGATGAGCAAGAGGATACGGATGATGAGCGATTCAAAATTAAGCCCCAGTTTGAAGGCAAAGCTGGTGAAAAA ctcctgcagctgcaatCTCGCTTTGGCACTGATGAAAGGTTCCGCATGGATGCTCGATTCCTTGAGAGTGATAGTGAGGAAGAAG cAGAGGCAAGCAGCCTGAAGGCAGGTGAAGAAATGGAGCTTGCTgcggagaaaaagaaaaatctgcaaaTACTGGGAAGCCTCCTGAATATCAATTtggagcagcccaagccaaATAAAACAGTCACAAGTGTGAAGAAATTCAA AGATATTAATGCCCTCCGTTATGATCCAACAAGAGAGGACCATGCAGTTTTTGAAAGGAAACCAAGTGCTACAGAAAAGGAGAG GAAAGCcacaaggaagaagaaagaagagagtGAGACACTGCCTCAAGTGTCTGAAGAAATCTATTATGATATTGCTGCTGATTTGAAAGACTTGTTTGGACATTCAATGAGCAAACCAGAAAAGACTGTGGAAATACCCTGGGACAAAGAGGACGCACAGGACTCTGGCCCAGATGACCATTTGGGACCCTTGCCTGAGAAGGACACAGCTCAGGAGTGGAGTGCTTTcaagttttccttctttggaGACACAGAGGAGTTGGGCATCAAAAAAG AGCCTTACGTACTTGGAACAACAAAACCGGTAAAAGTCACGTGGCAAGAGGATCCACGTTTCCAAGACAGCAGTTCTGAGGGTGATGATGAGCCCGAGATGTCAGAAATTGAAAAGGACCGAGAAAT GTTTCTTTCTTTACCACGCACAGAAAGGGCTGgagttttcttcttctccaACGATGATGAACGCCTAAGAG AGGGCCCAAGATTATTTTGTAGATCACTGGAGCTCAGTGAAGAGAAAGAGGGTTGGGAAGACAGACGCAGATTATTGCTTGAG GAATGCAGAAAGAAGCACAAGGATGCCAGaagaaaagtaaaagcaaaacaataa
- the NOL8 gene encoding nucleolar protein 8 isoform X2 yields the protein MSLLESLKKKGVVDFHMRAVPGTEVPDHKKWVVGKFGRVLPILHLRNQQKNKLVKYDPSKYCHNLRKLEPELAHAAPVSQLTWSLEGGDDSVPRKRPGEFPGTRKPPEKRRRLGREALNGAALSSECPPRPKHTDSPQLGHRAKPKPGEESELPLAKRLDGKISKNANGVTAKNNTSVSDSDIDSEEEIRAMVKKEAERQKAENAETESEHLEIVGDNFELKYSSHWSLSNLDAMKKAIKGSNKEKETVECDNGYDSADTDEIIAESKTPEDSKQGRVENKEILAKKQSGLVNGSSLKPRSLKEECIERKEKIKKSRMAALQNTAASSTTETCDSGSSCSESEKGESEISSDYESMMQNCYRLDLTLDDLKALATENTGTPAEWSGSEQSPCQSSVEDNPKDNTVNKPKPSKFYPAVKKNPICPGDVLADILAGEEDTVKESSKGQNNSHLKYQPFRGIGSLCVKELSKDSTGLKKKSVESLGVEACTSYFGEESSKNQPKNHPLSSLEVSNKKRHKVPFEQHEELSAAASSAGQRLQPGSRPHLQGKNKGVSSLQDQNSEHRPAAASTDHGDGSSGMDSDAAGAQEHVKQQLKSPKLLSKTLKRNTSKKTPECEGNKGGNGNTGLLEDKEPCLQAAASKEPSTIEKQLQDNQRRLAALEERQRERELQKKLIQGALSNLDRQPAGQHKHIIFDSDVEDEAEVDEMLEKDASLRNGHGEDKSAAKSSSRLFESSEDEQEDTDDERFKIKPQFEGKAGEKLLQLQSRFGTDERFRMDARFLESDSEEEAEASSLKAGEEMELAAEKKKNLQILGSLLNINLEQPKPNKTVTSVKKFKDINALRYDPTREDHAVFERKPSATEKERKATRKKKEESETLPQVSEEIYYDIAADLKDLFGHSMSKPEKTVEIPWDKEDAQDSGPDDHLGPLPEKDTAQEWSAFKFSFFGDTEELGIKKEPYVLGTTKPVKVTWQEDPRFQDSSSEGDDEPEMSEIEKDREMFLSLPRTERAGVFFFSNDDERLREGPRLFCRSLELSEEKEGWEDRRRLLLEECRKKHKDARRKVKAKQ from the exons ATGTCTCTGTTGgaatcactgaaaaaaaagggGGTTGTGGACTTCCACATGAGAGCAGTACCAGGTACAGAGGTGCCAGATCATAAG AAATGGGTTGTTGGAAAATTTGGCAGAGTCTTGCCTATCCTGCACCTCAGGaatcaacaaaaaaataaa CTGGTGAAGTACGACCCCTCAAAGTATTGCCACAACCTGAGGAAGCTGGAGCCAGAGCTGGCCCATGCAGCTCCTGTATCCCAGCTCACCTGGAGCCTGGAAGGGGGAGATGACAGCGTGCCCAGGAAGCGGCCAGGGGAATTCCCTGGCACGAGGAAACCACCGGAGAAACGAAGGCGGCTGGGCAGAGAGGCCCTGAatggagcagctctgtcctCTGAGTGCCCACCACGTCCCAAACACACAGACTCACCCCAGCTCGGCCACAGAGCAAAACCCAAACCTGGTGAGGAGTCGGAATTGCCTCTTGCAAAGAGACTGGATGGGAAAATATCTAAAAATGCTAATGGAGTTACAGCCAAAAATAATACCAGTGTTTCTGATAGTGACATTGATTCTGAAGAGGAGATCAGGGCAATGGTAAAGAAAGAGGCAGAAAGACAGAAAGCTGAAAATGCTGAGACTGAAAGTGAGCACTTGGAAATTGTTGGGGATAATTTTGAGTTAAAATACAGTAGCCACTGGTCCTTAAGCAATTTGGATGCCATGAAGAAAGCTATCAAAGGAAgtaacaaagagaaagagactGTGGAATGTGATAATGGTTATGATTCAGCAGATACAGATGAAATCATTGCTGAAAGTAAAACTCCAGAAGATTCTAAACAGGGGAGggtggaaaataaagaaatattagcTAAAAAACAAAGTGGTTTGGTAAATGGCTCCTCACTGAAACCTCGCAGTTTAAAAGAAGAATGCattgaaagaaaagagaaaatcaagAAATCCAGAATGGCTGCCTTGCAGAATACAGCAGCCAGCAGTACAACAGAGACATGTGATAGTGGCAGCTCTTGTTCAGAGTCTGAGAAAGGGGAGTCTGAAATCAGCTCTGATTATGAGTCTATGATGCAAAACTGTTACCGCTTAGACCTTACCTTGGATGACTTAAAGGCATTGGCTACAGAAAACACTGGGACACCTGCAGAGTGGTCAGGCAGTGAACAGAGTCCTTGTCAGTCCAGCGTTGAAGATAATCCCAAGGATAATACTGTAAATAAACCAAAACCTTCTAAATTTTACcctgcagttaaaaaaaaccccatctgtCCTGGAGATGTGCTGGCTGATATTTTAGCAGGGGAGGAGGACACTGTTAAGGAAAGCTCCAAGGGACAGAATAATTCACATTTGAAATATCAGCCCTTCAGAGGAATAGGGTCCCTTTGTGTAAAAGAGTTAAGTAAGGACAGCACTGGCTTAAAGAAGAAGTCTGTAGAAAGTTTGGGAGTTGAAGCTTGTACATCTTATTTTGGGGAGGAGTCATCTAAAAATCAGCCAAAGAACCATCCTTTGTCTTCACTTGAAGTCAGCAACAAAAAGAGACACAAAGTGCCTTTTGAGCAGCATGAAGAActgtcagctgctgcctcctcagcagGTCAGAGACTTCAGCCTGGTTCCAGGCCTCATTTGCAAGGGAAGAACAAAGGTGTGAGTTCTCTACAAGACCAAAATTCGGAGCACAGACCTGCTGCTGCTAGTACTGATCATGGTGATGGGAGCAGTGGCATGGACAGTGATGCTGCAGGGGCCCAGGAGCACGTTAAACAGCAGCTGAAGAGTCCAAAACTGCTTTCCAAAACTTTAAAGAGGAATAcgagcaaaaaaaccccagaatgtGAAGGTAATAAAGGTGGGAATGGGAACACAGGACTTCTAGAAGATAAGGAGCCTTGTCTTCAAGCTGCTGCCTCAAAGGAGCCCAGTACAATAGAGAAACAGCTCCAGGACAACCAGAGGAGGCTGGCAGCTCTggaagagagacagagagagagggaatTACAGAAGAAACTTATTCAAGGAGCCCTTTCAAATCTG GACAGGCAGCCAGCAGGACAGCACAAACACATCATATTTGATTCCGATGTGGAAGACGAAGCTGAAGTGGATGAGATGTTGGAAAAGGATGCAAGTTTGAGAAATGGGCATGGAGAA GATAAGTCAGCTGCCAAATCTTCGAGCAGACTGTTTGAGAGCAGTGAGGATGAGCAAGAGGATACGGATGATGAGCGATTCAAAATTAAGCCCCAGTTTGAAGGCAAAGCTGGTGAAAAA ctcctgcagctgcaatCTCGCTTTGGCACTGATGAAAGGTTCCGCATGGATGCTCGATTCCTTGAGAGTGATAGTGAGGAAGAAG cAGAGGCAAGCAGCCTGAAGGCAGGTGAAGAAATGGAGCTTGCTgcggagaaaaagaaaaatctgcaaaTACTGGGAAGCCTCCTGAATATCAATTtggagcagcccaagccaaATAAAACAGTCACAAGTGTGAAGAAATTCAA AGATATTAATGCCCTCCGTTATGATCCAACAAGAGAGGACCATGCAGTTTTTGAAAGGAAACCAAGTGCTACAGAAAAGGAGAG GAAAGCcacaaggaagaagaaagaagagagtGAGACACTGCCTCAAGTGTCTGAAGAAATCTATTATGATATTGCTGCTGATTTGAAAGACTTGTTTGGACATTCAATGAGCAAACCAGAAAAGACTGTGGAAATACCCTGGGACAAAGAGGACGCACAGGACTCTGGCCCAGATGACCATTTGGGACCCTTGCCTGAGAAGGACACAGCTCAGGAGTGGAGTGCTTTcaagttttccttctttggaGACACAGAGGAGTTGGGCATCAAAAAAG AGCCTTACGTACTTGGAACAACAAAACCGGTAAAAGTCACGTGGCAAGAGGATCCACGTTTCCAAGACAGCAGTTCTGAGGGTGATGATGAGCCCGAGATGTCAGAAATTGAAAAGGACCGAGAAAT GTTTCTTTCTTTACCACGCACAGAAAGGGCTGgagttttcttcttctccaACGATGATGAACGCCTAAGAG AGGGCCCAAGATTATTTTGTAGATCACTGGAGCTCAGTGAAGAGAAAGAGGGTTGGGAAGACAGACGCAGATTATTGCTTGAG GAATGCAGAAAGAAGCACAAGGATGCCAGaagaaaagtaaaagcaaaacaataa